Below is a window of Candidatus Dependentiae bacterium DNA.
AAAGTGATAAATACTTTTGTGGACGCTCCCGATGACGTTCAAAAAAGCGTGGCAATGCTAGAGTCAGTAAAAAAAGGAAGTAAAAATCGACAAACATTATTGCGCGCTAAAATTGAAGAATATTACGGCATTAAACATTAATTCTTAAGGTTTTTCTATGGCATTCGATTCCTGCATCTTTTGTAAAATTATTTCAAAAGAAATCCCATCCGAGTTTATTGCAGAAACTAAAGATTTGGTTGTATTGAAAGATCTTTATCCTAAAGCGCCAATTCACTATTTAATTATTCCAAAAAAACACATCTCAAATGTTCTTTCGCTGAACGATCAAGAGCTTGCTGGTAAAATGTTTGGTATGGTGCGTACGCTTTCTGAAAAGATTGGCAACACTTCATTTAAGCTAGCGATTAATAGTGGAAGATTCCAGCATGTTCCTCATCTGCATATGCATTTTCTAGCGGGCGATAGTATTGAATCAGTATAGTAGTGCCCAAGAGGGTGCTATGAATCGAAATAAAGTTTTCAAATTTCTCAGAATTTTTCCTATCTTTTTGGTTATCGCAACGTTATTACTATCTGCTTTGCTTTGCATAATGCTGTACCGGCATACAAATCGGCCGGAATATCCTGCTCGCAGAAAAGAAGAGCATGCTCTTTTTAACAATGTGCTTCTTAACATTTTTCAAGCAAAGCCAATTTCATTTGTTACAACAGATTCAATTAAAATTTCTGGGTTGCTGCTTACGCGACCGCAAGCAAAGAAAAATATTCTTGTTTGTCACGGATACCGTATGGCCAAAGAAAGAATGCATCGATTCGCTCTCATGTTTCCAAATGATAACATTCTCCTTTTTGATTATCGTGCTCATGGAGAAAGTAAAGGGGAGCATTCGAGCATCGGTTACTATGAAAAAAATGATGTTATTGCAGCATTGCAGTTTCTAAAAAACAATGAGGAAACTGAGAATTTTCCTATTATTGGTATTGGTGTTTCCATGGGAGCGGTAACACTGCTTTGCGCTGCGGTTGAATCGAATTTGTGCGATGTAATTATTCTGGATGCACCTTTTGCGCGCTTGGATGAACAAGTACACCGTATGCTAACGCATCGTTATAAATTGCCACATTTTCCTTTTAGTATAGTTGGCAGAAAATTTTTAGAACGATTGCGCAATTTCAATTTAACTG
It encodes the following:
- a CDS encoding HIT domain-containing protein, with protein sequence MAFDSCIFCKIISKEIPSEFIAETKDLVVLKDLYPKAPIHYLIIPKKHISNVLSLNDQELAGKMFGMVRTLSEKIGNTSFKLAINSGRFQHVPHLHMHFLAGDSIESV
- a CDS encoding alpha/beta hydrolase; translation: MNRNKVFKFLRIFPIFLVIATLLLSALLCIMLYRHTNRPEYPARRKEEHALFNNVLLNIFQAKPISFVTTDSIKISGLLLTRPQAKKNILVCHGYRMAKERMHRFALMFPNDNILLFDYRAHGESKGEHSSIGYYEKNDVIAALQFLKNNEETENFPIIGIGVSMGAVTLLCAAVESNLCDVIILDAPFARLDEQVHRMLTHRYKLPHFPFSIVGRKFLERLRNFNLTEVDSIASARQLKIPVLMIHSEDDETVPIENAHRIYQEITAPKELWVVSGSGHARIFTDKPHEYRERINIFLNSIVIGS